From the Desulfonatronum thiosulfatophilum genome, one window contains:
- the dsrA gene encoding dissimilatory-type sulfite reductase subunit alpha gives MAKHKTPLLDELEKGPWPSFVSDIKREAESRTKNANNVEYQIPVDVCEDLLGVLELSYTDGETHWKHGGIVGVFGYGGGVIGRYCDQPEQFPGVAHFHTVRVNQPSGFYYSTDFLKQLCDLWEFRGSGLTNMHGSTGDIVWLGTTTPQLEEIFYELTHKLDTDLGGSGSNLRTPASCLGMSRCQYSCIDAQDLCHDLTIEYQDFLHRPAFPYKFKFKVDGCPNGCVASIARSDLSFIGLWKDNIRIDQEAVKAYIGGEIKPNAGAHSGRDWGKFDINKEVIDLCPTNCMWMEGNTLKINDKECNHCMHCINALPRALRIGEETGCAMLLGAKAPILDGAQMGTLIVPFIKCEAPYTEIKDLIEKLFEFWMEEGKNRERVGETMKRVGLYKILQVMELEVDARVVQEPRTNPYIFWKEEEVPGGWDRQIEDYRSRHKM, from the coding sequence ATGGCGAAACACAAGACCCCGTTGTTGGACGAGCTGGAAAAGGGACCATGGCCCAGCTTTGTTTCCGACATCAAACGGGAAGCGGAGTCCAGGACGAAAAACGCTAACAACGTTGAGTACCAAATCCCCGTGGATGTCTGTGAAGATCTGCTCGGCGTGCTGGAACTCTCCTACACAGACGGAGAGACCCACTGGAAACATGGCGGAATAGTAGGCGTTTTCGGGTACGGCGGCGGCGTTATCGGCCGGTACTGTGACCAGCCGGAGCAGTTTCCCGGCGTTGCGCACTTCCACACCGTCCGCGTCAACCAACCTTCAGGGTTTTACTACTCCACAGACTTCCTGAAGCAGCTCTGCGATCTGTGGGAATTCCGCGGCAGCGGTCTGACCAACATGCACGGCTCGACCGGCGACATCGTCTGGCTTGGCACCACCACTCCGCAGCTGGAGGAAATCTTTTACGAACTGACGCACAAGCTGGACACCGACCTTGGCGGTTCCGGATCCAATCTGCGTACCCCCGCCAGCTGTCTTGGCATGTCCCGCTGTCAGTACTCCTGTATTGACGCCCAGGACCTGTGCCACGACCTGACCATTGAATACCAGGACTTCCTGCACCGTCCCGCCTTCCCGTACAAGTTCAAGTTCAAGGTTGACGGCTGTCCCAACGGCTGCGTCGCCTCCATCGCCCGTTCCGACCTTTCCTTCATCGGACTCTGGAAGGACAACATCCGCATTGACCAGGAAGCGGTCAAGGCCTACATCGGCGGCGAAATCAAGCCCAATGCCGGAGCCCACTCCGGACGCGACTGGGGTAAGTTCGACATCAATAAGGAAGTCATTGATCTTTGTCCTACCAACTGCATGTGGATGGAAGGCAACACATTGAAGATCAACGACAAAGAGTGCAACCATTGCATGCACTGCATCAATGCCCTGCCCCGCGCATTGAGAATCGGCGAAGAAACCGGTTGCGCCATGCTTCTGGGCGCCAAGGCTCCGATTCTGGATGGCGCACAGATGGGAACGCTGATCGTCCCCTTCATCAAGTGCGAAGCTCCGTACACCGAGATCAAAGACCTGATCGAGAAGCTCTTCGAGTTCTGGATGGAAGAAGGCAAGAACCGTGAGCGAGTCGGCGAAACCATGAAACGCGTCGGTCTGTACAAGATCCTGCAGGTCATGGAACTTGAAGTTGACGCGCGAGTTGTTCAGGAACCTCGGACCAACCCCTACATCTTCTGGAAGGAAGAAGAAGTGCCGGGTGGCTGGGACAGGCAGATCGAAGACTACAGAAGCCGACACAAAATGTAA
- the dsrB gene encoding dissimilatory-type sulfite reductase subunit beta — MAFISSGYDPKQPMKNRITDIGPKHFKDFLPPVLKNNYGKWLYHEILEPGILMHKAESGDEVYTIRVGSPRLMGVQTIREICEIADKHCGGHVRWTTRHNVEFMVDNKDKVGPLKEDLLSRKHDAGSYKFPIGGTGAGVTNIIHTQGWVHCHTAASDASGTVKAVMDDLFEEFTSMRLPAPLRLSMACCVNMCGAVHCSDIGFVGYHRKPPIVDHFTLDNICEVPLAVAACPTAAIRPTKVDLPDGTKVNSVAIKNERCMFCGNCYTMCPALPLSDGKGGDGLIIMVGGKVSNRRSNPKFSKVVVDFVPNEPPRWPTLVKKVHQIVEAYSSGARKYERLGEWAERIGWERFFEVCDLEFTWHLIDDFRDPAYETWRQTTNFKF, encoded by the coding sequence ATGGCATTCATTTCCTCAGGATATGATCCGAAACAGCCGATGAAGAATCGGATCACGGATATCGGCCCCAAGCACTTCAAAGATTTTTTGCCGCCGGTACTCAAAAACAATTACGGTAAATGGCTTTACCATGAAATCCTTGAGCCCGGCATATTGATGCACAAGGCCGAAAGCGGCGACGAAGTCTACACCATCCGCGTCGGTTCTCCCCGGCTGATGGGCGTGCAGACAATTCGCGAAATCTGCGAAATTGCCGACAAGCACTGTGGTGGACATGTCCGTTGGACAACCCGCCATAATGTCGAATTCATGGTGGACAACAAGGACAAAGTCGGTCCACTGAAAGAAGACCTGCTCAGCCGCAAGCATGATGCCGGCAGCTACAAATTCCCTATTGGCGGAACCGGTGCCGGCGTGACCAACATCATCCACACCCAGGGCTGGGTCCACTGTCACACTGCTGCCTCGGATGCTTCCGGAACAGTCAAGGCCGTGATGGACGATCTCTTCGAAGAGTTCACAAGCATGCGCCTGCCCGCTCCTTTGCGCTTGTCCATGGCCTGCTGCGTCAACATGTGCGGCGCCGTGCACTGCTCGGACATCGGCTTTGTAGGATATCACCGTAAGCCCCCGATTGTTGACCACTTCACCCTGGACAACATCTGCGAAGTGCCGCTGGCCGTTGCCGCCTGCCCCACCGCGGCTATCCGCCCGACCAAAGTGGACCTCCCTGACGGAACCAAAGTCAACTCCGTCGCGATCAAAAACGAGCGCTGCATGTTCTGCGGCAACTGCTATACCATGTGTCCCGCCCTGCCCCTCTCTGACGGTAAAGGCGGCGACGGCTTGATCATCATGGTCGGCGGCAAGGTTTCCAACCGCCGCAGCAATCCCAAGTTCTCCAAGGTCGTTGTGGACTTCGTGCCCAATGAGCCGCCCCGCTGGCCCACGTTGGTCAAGAAGGTCCACCAGATCGTGGAAGCCTACTCCTCGGGCGCACGCAAGTACGAGCGTCTTGGTGAATGGGCCGAGCGCATCGGGTGGGAACGATTCTTCGAAGTTTGCGATCTGGAGTTCACCTGGCACTTGATCGACGACTTCCGTGATCCTGCCTACGAAACCTGGCGTCAGACAACGAACTTCAAGTTCTAA
- a CDS encoding dissimilatory sulfite reductase D family protein produces MDEAAARQAIVEGMKSKKGKSKFYFKDLTAMVPEMKTLQTKKLLGQMVNEEILEYWSSGSTTFYGLKGAGKQQAGEGE; encoded by the coding sequence ATGGATGAAGCAGCCGCAAGACAGGCCATAGTTGAGGGCATGAAGTCCAAAAAGGGCAAATCCAAGTTTTATTTCAAGGATTTGACCGCCATGGTTCCGGAGATGAAAACCTTGCAGACCAAAAAGCTTCTTGGCCAAATGGTCAACGAAGAAATCCTTGAATATTGGTCCAGCGGTAGCACAACGTTTTACGGCCTTAAGGGTGCCGGCAAGCAGCAAGCCGGTGAAGGCGAATAG
- a CDS encoding DVU0298 family protein, producing the protein MTDFKTLKKEFSSFLVQDDWLEKLSPYLGLSQRKLLGPLFSLLLAPEPLLKWRAVSAFGVVTAHLAEQDMESARVVMRRLMWNLNEESGAIGWGAPESMGETMARSPGLAREFHRVLISYGQEPVSGDGNYLDHAPLRWGAYWGMARLAEVQPELMKHAVPTIAELIAEDDPLDRAVGVWGLGSLGDAQYLGALEILIDDRSQTSLYRDDTLQSCRIGDLALEAISRIQSEKA; encoded by the coding sequence ATGACCGATTTCAAGACGCTGAAGAAGGAGTTCTCTTCCTTTTTAGTGCAGGATGATTGGCTGGAGAAGCTGAGTCCGTATCTTGGACTTTCCCAGCGCAAGCTTCTGGGCCCCTTGTTTTCCCTGCTCCTTGCGCCGGAGCCGCTGTTGAAGTGGCGGGCCGTTTCGGCATTCGGTGTCGTCACGGCACATCTTGCTGAGCAGGATATGGAATCGGCGAGAGTCGTCATGCGCCGGTTGATGTGGAATCTGAACGAGGAATCCGGGGCGATCGGCTGGGGCGCTCCCGAATCCATGGGTGAGACCATGGCCCGCAGCCCCGGCCTTGCCCGTGAATTCCACCGGGTATTGATTTCCTATGGCCAGGAGCCGGTTTCCGGTGACGGCAATTACCTGGACCATGCCCCCCTGCGGTGGGGAGCCTACTGGGGGATGGCCCGCTTGGCCGAGGTTCAGCCGGAACTTATGAAACATGCCGTTCCAACCATTGCAGAACTCATTGCCGAGGATGATCCATTGGACCGGGCTGTCGGCGTTTGGGGGCTGGGCAGCTTGGGAGATGCCCAATATCTGGGCGCTTTGGAGATCTTGATTGATGACCGGAGCCAAACCTCGCTGTACCGTGACGATACACTGCAATCCTGTCGAATCGGCGATCTGGCGCTGGAGGCCATTTCCAGGATTCAATCTGAAAAAGCCTGA
- a CDS encoding cobyrinate a,c-diamide synthase: protein MSTTPRLILAGLSGGAGKTIISLGLCRSLVDKGLRVKPFKKGPDYIDAAWLGLAARREASNLDPFMMPTTALLDLYSRGAAGVDMALVEGNRGLFDGKDVNGSYSTAELAKLLQAPVVLIVNCTKMTRTVVAMILGCRAFEPNLHLAGVILNRTAGKRHKTILRQCIEQYTDVPVVGILPKIDPDPIPERHMGLVSNQECSEAETTLDLLANIARDCIDLDAIRNLATNVPPLDLPQPLTITTKSFTNPSLAPEDANSGFRPTHQEFTQTVRIGVIRDAALWFYYRENLEELRTQGAELVELSLLSANPWPEIHGLYLGGGFPETQAAQLSQNTSVRDDVARLAHKGLPIYAECGGFMYLGESLVCRDSVYPMAGVFPLQTMLCAKPQGLGYTVARVIHPNPFHPVGLEFTGHEFHYSKCVTPLRGDMQFALEMKRGCGMDQNRDGLTYKNTFACYTHLHALGVPTWARSFVAAARSYQRENLKMNLEA, encoded by the coding sequence GTGAGCACAACTCCTCGCCTGATTTTAGCCGGTCTCAGTGGAGGAGCAGGCAAGACCATCATATCCCTTGGATTATGCCGCAGCCTGGTCGACAAGGGCCTGCGGGTCAAACCCTTCAAGAAAGGCCCGGACTACATCGATGCTGCATGGCTCGGCCTGGCAGCCCGGCGGGAAGCATCCAACCTTGATCCCTTCATGATGCCCACGACTGCCCTGCTTGATCTTTATTCACGCGGAGCCGCCGGTGTGGACATGGCTCTGGTCGAGGGCAACCGGGGGCTTTTTGACGGCAAGGACGTCAACGGATCCTATTCCACGGCCGAATTGGCAAAGCTGCTGCAGGCCCCTGTGGTGCTCATCGTGAATTGCACCAAGATGACCCGAACCGTGGTCGCAATGATTCTTGGATGTCGCGCCTTTGAGCCGAATCTGCACCTTGCCGGCGTGATACTGAACCGAACCGCGGGAAAACGACACAAGACCATACTGAGACAATGCATCGAGCAGTATACGGACGTGCCTGTGGTCGGCATACTGCCGAAAATCGATCCCGATCCCATTCCGGAACGGCATATGGGGCTTGTTTCCAATCAGGAGTGTTCGGAAGCTGAAACCACGCTGGACCTTCTGGCGAATATTGCGCGGGATTGCATTGATCTTGACGCCATCCGGAACCTAGCCACCAACGTACCGCCTCTTGACCTTCCTCAACCTCTCACGATCACCACAAAATCCTTCACGAACCCATCTCTGGCCCCCGAAGATGCAAATTCAGGCTTTCGGCCAACGCATCAGGAGTTCACGCAAACCGTGCGGATTGGTGTGATCAGGGACGCCGCTCTCTGGTTTTATTACAGGGAAAATCTTGAAGAACTGCGAACCCAAGGTGCTGAACTCGTGGAACTCAGCCTGCTTTCGGCTAATCCATGGCCTGAAATCCACGGTCTTTATCTCGGTGGGGGTTTTCCGGAAACCCAAGCAGCTCAGTTGTCGCAAAACACCTCTGTACGCGACGATGTCGCCCGCCTGGCCCACAAGGGGCTCCCCATCTATGCGGAATGCGGTGGTTTCATGTATCTTGGCGAAAGCCTGGTGTGTCGTGACTCCGTCTATCCCATGGCCGGAGTTTTTCCACTGCAGACAATGCTTTGCGCGAAACCCCAGGGACTTGGCTACACCGTGGCCCGGGTGATCCACCCCAACCCGTTCCATCCTGTGGGCCTGGAGTTCACCGGCCATGAATTTCACTATTCGAAGTGTGTCACCCCGCTACGCGGTGACATGCAGTTTGCCTTGGAAATGAAACGAGGATGCGGCATGGACCAGAACCGAGACGGTCTTACCTACAAAAACACCTTTGCGTGCTATACCCATTTGCACGCCCTCGGTGTTCCCACCTGGGCAAGGAGTTTTGTCGCCGCCGCACGGTCCTATCAACGAGAAAACCTCAAGATGAATCTTGAGGCGTAA
- a CDS encoding tetratricopeptide repeat protein produces MTETDKTEAYIQKKKELLAQNADCGNSHYNLGVAYLSQRKWQEAEDEFFAAVESSPSLAEAYVQLGGIRMHQGDLEGCLFFNKKATETRPKFPIPYGNIGFVYLQLGEPEKALEPLLQALSLQPKFVQAHTTLASAYFALEQHDKCIDHCERALKIEPKFAPAYNNLALCYHEQGKHKLALENMDKAIQFGFEVNSDFQKMLEAHR; encoded by the coding sequence ATGACCGAAACCGATAAGACGGAAGCCTATATTCAGAAGAAGAAGGAATTGCTCGCCCAGAATGCAGATTGCGGCAATTCGCATTATAACCTGGGAGTTGCCTATCTGTCACAGCGGAAGTGGCAGGAAGCCGAAGATGAGTTTTTTGCCGCGGTGGAGTCTTCACCTTCCCTGGCTGAAGCGTATGTACAGCTTGGCGGAATCCGGATGCATCAGGGTGATCTGGAAGGGTGTTTGTTTTTTAACAAGAAAGCGACGGAGACTCGCCCCAAATTCCCGATCCCTTATGGCAACATCGGATTCGTTTATCTCCAGCTCGGTGAGCCCGAGAAAGCGTTGGAACCGCTCCTCCAGGCCCTGTCCCTGCAGCCGAAGTTCGTGCAGGCGCATACGACCCTGGCCAGCGCATACTTCGCGCTGGAACAGCATGACAAGTGCATTGACCATTGTGAGCGCGCCCTGAAAATTGAGCCCAAATTTGCACCCGCATATAACAATCTGGCACTTTGCTATCATGAGCAGGGCAAGCATAAACTGGCCTTGGAAAACATGGACAAGGCGATCCAGTTCGGGTTCGAAGTTAATTCCGATTTTCAAAAAATGCTGGAGGCGCATCGCTGA